The following is a genomic window from Hymenobacter monticola.
TTAGCCCGCGTGGCCGCCCGCGTGCTGGAAGTGTACCAGGCCGCGCGCATGCAAAAGGCGGGCATCGGCTACATCCCGGTGCTGATGTACCACAAAATCCCCGATGCGCCGCTGGCCACCAAGCACCAGATTTACGTCACGAAGGAGAATTTCGAAAAGCACCTGGCGTATTTCCAACAGCGCAAGCTCACGCCCATCACCTTCGCCGACTACCTGCAATTTGCCCGGGGCGAGCGGCCGCTACGTGATTTTCCCACCCGCCCCATCATCCTCACCTTCGACGATGGCTACACGGACAATTACACCAACCTGCTGCCGCTTATGCAGCAGTACGGCTACCGCGGCGTACTCTACCTACTGGGTGATTTCGATGTGCGCTATAACCAGTGGGACGTGGACGCCGACCCCACAGAGCCGCGCAGCGACATCATGAGCCCGGAGCAGAAGCGCGCCTTCGTGGCCGCCGGGTGGGAAATTGGGGCCCACACCATGCGCCACCCGCGCCTGAGCACCCTGCCGCTGCCCGAAGCTGCCGCCGAAATCAGCCAAAGCAAAGCCGCGTTGGAAACTGCCCTGCAAACCGAAATCGTCAGCTTTGCCTACCCCTTCGGCGACCTCAACGAAGACGTGAAAGAGGCCGTGCGGGCCGCTGGCTTCGCGCTAGGGGTTTCGACCGATACCGGCGGCCTCACCATCGAAGACGACCGGATGCAGGTGTTTAGGGTCAACATGTTCCCCAACGAATCGACCAGCAGCCTGTTCAAGAAAACCTCGACCTGGTACCGCAAATACTACCGCTGGAAACGGAAGAAGTAAGCTTACCGCAGGGCGAAAACCCAGGTGTAAATCAGCGTGCCGATGAGGAAGGCGCCGAAGGCCAGGTAGCCGCCTTCGAGGCCCAGCACCTCTAGCATCACGGCCAGCAGCCCTACGGCGGCCAGCCCAAAGCCCGCCCAGCGTGAGCGTTGCCAGGCCACGGTATGCTCTGGCAGTCGCCAGGTGCCCGCTAATGGGAAAAGCAGCCCGAGTGCGACCATGCTCAGCGTGCTGGCACCCGACAGACCGGGCACGGCCAGCCGCAGCCCCAGCCCGCCCAGCGCCACCGCCAGCAGCCCCAGAAACTGGTTGGAGTGCCGCGTCTGCCGTTCGCTCAGGGCCAGGCGGCCGTAGGCGCTGACACGCAGCAGGCTTTCGAACAGCACGTCGGAAAACCAGCTCATAAACACAAAGGCCAGGTATAGCGGCAGCAGCACCGGCACGAAGCGCACCACCACGTAGGCCCCCAGAAACATGCCGCGCCGCACCCCGTCGCTGAGCGTGCCCGACCAGTACACGAACCGCATAAACGACCGGTACACCCAATACCGCGCCTTCAGCGCTTCCACCAGGCCCTCGCGGGCAAAGTCCGATTCGGGGTCGAGGCGCAGGGCTTCGCGGAAGTGCTCCAGGGCTTCTTTAGGGCGGTTAGTTTCGAGGGCCACCCAGCCGGCCTGCGCCTGGGTGTGGCTGCTGCTGGCCGCGTAGCTCAGGGCCGAGCGGGCGGCCGAGTCGGCTTCGTGGGTGCGGCCCTGGCGGGCCAGGGCGCGGGCCTGCAGGCCGTGCAGCCCGGCGTGCTCGGCATCGACGCCGAGGCCGGTTTGGGCGGCTTGCAGAGCGGCCTGCCACTGTCCGCTTTGCAGGCGCAGTTGGCCCAACAGGTGGTAGTAGTCGGCGTCGTTGGGGTCGAGGGCCAGGGCTTCGTTGATGGCGGCCAGGGCTTCCTTGGGGTGGTGCTGGCGGTGCTCAATCAGGGCCAGCGCGTAGAACGCAAAGTCGTACTCCGGTGCCAGATGAATGGCCAGTTCTGCTTCCGCTTTGGCTTCGGCCAGCTGCTCCTGCTCCAGCAGGCACACAGCCAGCAGGGCGTGGGCCACAAAATCGTGCGGGTCGTGCGTGAGCTGGCGGCGCAGCTCCTGGGCGGCCAGGGCGTGGCGCTGTTGGCTCAAGAGCAGCTGCACGCGGGGCAGGTAGTCAGTGTCGGAATGATTCACGGCGGTAAGTGGTGCGGGCGCTGAATTCACAATTGAGAATTAGCCTTTTTGCCCAGCAGGTGAATAACGAGTTGAAAGAGGCCGCCCACCGCCAGCAGCCCCAGCATTTGGAAGATGGTCAGCGGCTTGCTGGCGTTGAAGAGCTTGAAATAATCGCCGACCAATATCAGAACGGGCACCACGATAATAAGCGAAGTCCACAGGAACTGCCAACGCCGCCAGCGTTGGGCAGGCGTGAGAGCAAACAACGGGTCGTGCCGGGTGTGCCACCAGGCCCGCGCCACCGCCCCCGTGGCCCATATCCGGTTCAGGAGCACGCCCAGGCCGGGGTCGAGGCCCCGGGCGCGCCGTTCGGCGCCCCGTTTTTCGCTGCGCAAAAACCAGTCGGGCCACAGTTGCCGACGGCGGGCCCGCCGGAGCAGGGGCACCAGTTCGGCGGCTAAGCCAGGGCTCTGGCGCAGGGCCTCGGTGAGGTGGTGGTCGGCCGCGACGGGCTGGTAGCGGTGCAGCAGCACGCGGCCCAGCCGGGCGTGCACCAGCGCGCTTTCGGGGGCCACGCGCAGCAGGCGGTCGAAGCTGTCGTTGGCTGCCGCGGGCTGGTAGAGGCTTTCTTGCGCGAGGGCGCGCCACAGCAGGCAGTCGGCGTGCTCGGGGGCCAGCGCCAGGCCCTCTTCGGCGCAGTCAATGGCCGCGTAGTAGCTGCGCTGCAGGTAGAAAAGCTGTGCTCTGAACGCATGGTAGCGGGGCCGCCGGGGGCTCAAGCGTAAGGCCTCACGCACAGCGGCTTCGGCACGGGGCAGGTGGCCCAGGCGGCCCAGCGCCTGGGCCAGCGCAAAGTGCGCCTCGGGCGCATTGGCCTCGGCCCGGATGGCGGCCGTAGCCGTGTCGGCCGCTTCAGCTAGCTGGCCTTGCTGCAGCTGGGCTTCGGTGAGCGCCAGCAGGGCCTCACTGTCGGTGGGGTCGGCCGCCAGCCGCTGCCGGGCCGCGGCTTCGGCCAACGCTGGCCGGCGCAGCTCCAGCAATTGCCAGATGCTGGCCAGCGACGGCGGACTGGGTGAAGTGGGAAGCATAGTAGAAAGAAGGCCTCCGAAAGCTATTTGATGGGTTGATAAAACTCAAAAACCAGGGTGTAGAGCACCATCGCGGCACCCACGCAGCCCAGGCCAAAACGAACCTCGCCCGGATTGGACCCCACGAGCCCCACCACCCAGTAGCCCAGTAGCGCCAGCAGCCCGG
Proteins encoded in this region:
- a CDS encoding tetratricopeptide repeat protein — its product is MNHSDTDYLPRVQLLLSQQRHALAAQELRRQLTHDPHDFVAHALLAVCLLEQEQLAEAKAEAELAIHLAPEYDFAFYALALIEHRQHHPKEALAAINEALALDPNDADYYHLLGQLRLQSGQWQAALQAAQTGLGVDAEHAGLHGLQARALARQGRTHEADSAARSALSYAASSSHTQAQAGWVALETNRPKEALEHFREALRLDPESDFAREGLVEALKARYWVYRSFMRFVYWSGTLSDGVRRGMFLGAYVVVRFVPVLLPLYLAFVFMSWFSDVLFESLLRVSAYGRLALSERQTRHSNQFLGLLAVALGGLGLRLAVPGLSGASTLSMVALGLLFPLAGTWRLPEHTVAWQRSRWAGFGLAAVGLLAVMLEVLGLEGGYLAFGAFLIGTLIYTWVFALR
- a CDS encoding tetratricopeptide repeat protein, with protein sequence MLPTSPSPPSLASIWQLLELRRPALAEAAARQRLAADPTDSEALLALTEAQLQQGQLAEAADTATAAIRAEANAPEAHFALAQALGRLGHLPRAEAAVREALRLSPRRPRYHAFRAQLFYLQRSYYAAIDCAEEGLALAPEHADCLLWRALAQESLYQPAAANDSFDRLLRVAPESALVHARLGRVLLHRYQPVAADHHLTEALRQSPGLAAELVPLLRRARRRQLWPDWFLRSEKRGAERRARGLDPGLGVLLNRIWATGAVARAWWHTRHDPLFALTPAQRWRRWQFLWTSLIIVVPVLILVGDYFKLFNASKPLTIFQMLGLLAVGGLFQLVIHLLGKKANSQL